The genomic region TCAGGCCAGCCCGACCGCCTGCAACAGCGAGAACAGCACGTCGCCATAGGTGAGCGAGACGACCAGTCCGGCGAACATCGGGACGAGGAACGGAATCCCCGGCGATATCCACACCTCGTCCTGTTCGACAAGTACATCCAGCCCGTCGCGGAGTTGGGCCGGCGATGTACCGTAGGCCGAGTGGTCGATATCGTCAAGGAACCGCTCGGCACCCCACGGGTCGTCGGTTTGGTCGGGATGGGCCGCCCCATCGGCCCCGGCGACGTGGGCTGACGGTTCGGCCACATCGCCGGACGCCGGGTCGCCGTCATCGGTCACCAGAGAGCCGTCGCCGGGGTCGTTCGGGACCGCTGGGAGGGAGGCCGGACGCCGATGCTGCTCGGGGTCGGCACGGATATCAGCGAGCGAGCAACCGCGCCACTGGAGGTACATCCGGAGGGCGTCGAGATCGAGGCCACCACGGTCGAACCCATCGGGCGATTCGAGCAGTCGACCGTACTCCTCGGTGACGTTGGCGGCATTGACGGGCCGGCCGATGAACATCGCCAGCGAAAATCGCCCCCGGGCGAGGTTCCCGGCAGCGACAGCCAGCGGGTAGACAACACCGGCAAGCACGGTGTTTGAGAGTATCGTCAGCGAGAAGACGCCGATAGCGGTCTGCTGAAGCGGGAGGGCGACGCTCGGTATGGGCAGGTAGTACACCGGATAGACGGGAAAGAGAACGGCAATGAGCATGAACGCCTTCGCGTCAGCACCGCCGAAGCCGCCGATGAGCCAGAAGCCGTACGACAGCGGAATAACGAAGCCGAGACTGATCGCGACCCTGATAAGA from Haloarcula sp. H-GB4 harbors:
- a CDS encoding A24 family peptidase — its product is MLGSIPDLLRLVAVPVFGWAAYRDVKTRRVPNRTWTPLAVLAVVLLLWDAYTVWTGPTAVGQRLFLIRVAISLGFVIPLSYGFWLIGGFGGADAKAFMLIAVLFPVYPVYYLPIPSVALPLQQTAIGVFSLTILSNTVLAGVVYPLAVAAGNLARGRFSLAMFIGRPVNAANVTEEYGRLLESPDGFDRGGLDLDALRMYLQWRGCSLADIRADPEQHRRPASLPAVPNDPGDGSLVTDDGDPASGDVAEPSAHVAGADGAAHPDQTDDPWGAERFLDDIDHSAYGTSPAQLRDGLDVLVEQDEVWISPGIPFLVPMFAGLVVSLTYGDVLFSLLQAVGLA